The Haloferax sp. Atlit-12N region ATGCCGCCGACGATGACGAGCGTGTCGTCGAGCGCGCCGTACTCTTCGAGGCCGGCCATCACCTTCGGAACGAGCGTGTTGTGCGCGCCGGAGAGGATAGAGATGCCCAGCACGTCCACGTCCTCTTGGACCGTTGCCTGGATAATCTCGTCCGGGGCCCGGTGTAGCCCCGAGTAGATGACTTCGAATCCCGCGTCGCGGAAGGCGCGAGAGATGACGTGTGCACCGCGGTCGTGGCCGTCCAGTCCCACCTTGGCGATGAGACACCGGATCGTTCGCTGTTCGGAGTCCGCGCTCATAGACGGGGATTCGATGTCCCGCGCTTTGACTCTAACGGAAAATAAGGCAGGTCCGAGTTCAGTCGTCCGCGGCGGGCGCGCTCCGGACGTACTCGTCGAGGAAGTCGGCTATCTGGGAGTATGCCTCGATGCGGTTCTCCAGTTTGGAGAAGCCGTGGC contains the following coding sequences:
- a CDS encoding cobalamin B12-binding domain-containing protein, which produces MSADSEQRTIRCLIAKVGLDGHDRGAHVISRAFRDAGFEVIYSGLHRAPDEIIQATVQEDVDVLGISILSGAHNTLVPKVMAGLEEYGALDDTLVIVGGIIPEEDRPGLLEQGVDAIFGPGTPMQETIDFVKENAPERP